The Primulina eburnea isolate SZY01 chromosome 6, ASM2296580v1, whole genome shotgun sequence genome contains a region encoding:
- the LOC140834947 gene encoding auxin-responsive protein IAA17-like: MSSERIADSPGTEYSGGLKTDLTLGLPGARPAQEPKAGEKRGFSETVDLNVGSNFEDEGVVSPKLPPAKSQVVGWPPVRSYRKSVMKNCKYVKVAVDGAPYLRKVDLEVYASYQELLAALEDMFTCLTSTVLNERRIMDTENGIEYVPTYEDRDGDWMLIGDVPWKMFVESCKKLRLVKSSEAAGLDPKTSSEVSSTS; this comes from the exons ATGTCGTCGGAAAGAATAGCAGACTCGCCGGGAACCGAATATTCCGGCGGATTGAAAACGGATCTCACCCTGGGATTGCCCGGAGCCAGACCGGCGCAGGAGCCAAAGGCCGGCGAAAAGCGCGGGTTTTCCGAGACGGTGGATTTGAATGTTGGTTCCAATTTTGAAGACGAGGGTGTTGTCTCGCCAAAACTTCCTCCAGCTAA ATCTCAAGTCGTGGGATGGCCACCGGTGAGATCATATAGAAAGAGCGTGATGAAGAATTGCAAGTACGTGAAGGTGGCAGTGGATGGGGCACCTTATTTAAGAAAGGTTGATCTTGAAGTTTATGCTAGCTATCAGGAGCTATTGGCTGCATTGGAAGACATGTTTACATGCTTAACAA GCACTGTTTTGAATGAGAGGAGGATCATGGATACTGAAAATGGGATAGAATATGTGCCTACTTATGAGGATAGAGATGGAGATTGGATGTTGATTGGAGATGTTCCTTGGAA AATGTTTGTTGAATCCTGTAAGAAGCTGAGGTTAGTGAAAAGCTCAGAGGCCGCTGGATTAG ACCCCAAAACTTCTTCAGAGGTCTCGAGCACAAGTTGA